GGACTGCGTCACCGGCATGATTTCCAGCCGATTGATGTTCAGGTGCGGCGGCAGCGTGGCGACCCAGAAGATCTGCTCGGCGATGTCCTCGGCGGTCATCGGCTGCGCGCCGTGGTACAGCTTGTCCGACGCGCCCTGGTCGCCATGGGTGCGGACCAGGGTGAACTCGGTCTCGGCCATGCCCGGCTCGATCGCGGTCACGCGCACGCCGGTGCCGTGCAGGTCCGAGCGCAGGCCCAGCGAGAACTGGCTGACGAAGGCCTTGGTGCCGCCATAGGCATTGCCGCCCGGATACGGGTACAGCGCGGCCACCGAACTGATGTTGATGATCGCGCCGCGGCGCTGGATCAGCGTCGGCAGCAGGCGATGGGTCAGGGTCACCAGCGCGGTGATGTTGGTGTCGATCATCGTGCGCCAGTCGTCCAGCAGCGCCGCCTGCGCCGGCGCGGTGCCCTGCGCCAGGCCTGCGTTGTTGACCAGCAGGTCGATGCCGCGAAACGCGTCCGGCAACTCGGCGAGCATCGCGTCGAGCGCGGCTTCGTCGCGGATGTCGAACGCCGCCACGTGCACGCGCTCGGCGCCGAACTCGGCGAGCAGCGGCTGCAGGCGCTCGGCGCGGCGGCCGGTGGCGATCACGCGCCAGCCGGCGGCGACGAAGCGGCGCACGG
This sequence is a window from Xanthomonas sp. CFBP 8443. Protein-coding genes within it:
- a CDS encoding SDR family NAD(P)-dependent oxidoreductase, whose product is MTQTALITGATSGFGAAAVRRFVAAGWRVIATGRRAERLQPLLAEFGAERVHVAAFDIRDEAALDAMLAELPDAFRGIDLLVNNAGLAQGTAPAQAALLDDWRTMIDTNITALVTLTHRLLPTLIQRRGAIINISSVAALYPYPGGNAYGGTKAFVSQFSLGLRSDLHGTGVRVTAIEPGMAETEFTLVRTHGDQGASDKLYHGAQPMTAEDIAEQIFWVATLPPHLNINRLEIMPVTQSFAGYQVARSRD